The genomic segment cacaaaagctgagatgctgcttggcctgctgtgttcatccagcctcacattttattatcattactCTGCAAAAGCTATCTTTGGACTGAAAGACTGGTGAATCCAGCTTCCTGAGCTGGGATGGATTGGAAAATAACAGGATTAACCACATTAAACCCCAGCATGAGCAAAATGCTCAATTTTTAAATGGACCGACTAGCTAAATTTCTTTTTGATCTAGAGATGACTGTTGGAAATTTGgaataaacaaaaaatgctggaagttTATGCTCTTAGTCAACGTATGAAAGCGGGGAGAAAAAGTTAATATCCTAGGTCCATATCTTGCTATCCTTCGAATGGTTTTGATTTTGCTTTCCTACTTGTGAAAAAAATGTATAGAATGGGTGTGGGTATTAACTATTCTAAAAATGTCCCACAAGACAATTGTGCTGTCATTTGCTTTCATTTGATCCTTTACTTTTCCTATGTCAGAGAAACAGGATTACAGGtaatttggtgaggatgataatAGTCAAATAACATTCAGAATGGAGTGCTTGAGTAAGGTATTAGAACTActacagtattttttttaaagatcaaAATTGTGCCTCAAAGCTGTGAAAGTTGGAACAGTTTTATAAAAGGAAATCAGAATGTTGACTGTTTCTCAGCCCCCAttttgctgccaaacctgttgaataATTCCAGTGTTTCCTGTTTTGATTTCCAAAACTAGGAATATTTGAATGAAAGTATTAATACTTTCAAAGATCAAAATTGATGAAAACCCTTAGGTCTTTTGCTGCTTGTTAACTTTTGTGCCCAACACTTAAAAGGTTTAACAAGTATGTTCAAACAGATGAAATACTCTATTCATGCACTATCTGTTACTGTCAACTTCCATTGTACAAGTTCATCTTTTGGCCCTGTTCTTAAGATGTTGACAAAATCATTCCTTCAGGCAGCAAAATGAAGCATGAAGTGGTACTCAGAAGTACATATTTAGTTCGTGAGAATGTTTCATAGATTTTTAAACAATAGAAAGATCAGTTGGCATAATATGAGTCATTGGCTTCAAGTTTATTAGTTTGCTTTGGACAATTGCACTTCAGGATTTTAAGACGTCTCAGGTTTTCCAGCCAGACGGGGAACATTTTTAATGTGGCCTCCTTTATAGGACCTGTTGCTTCAGACCTCAGGCTATTTCAACAATACCTATACCTTTTATTTAGTCAGGGAGTTCCCCCAGAGCAGAAATCTGTAAtgttgctgagataatgggaactgcagatgctggagattccaagataataaaatgtgaggctggatgaacacagcaggccaagcagcatctcaggagcacaaaagctgacgtttcgggcctagacccttcatcagagagggggatggggggagggaactggaataaatagggagagagggggaggcggaccgaagatggagagtaaagaagataggtggagagggtgtaggtagggaggggataggtcagtccagggaagacggacaggtcaaggaggtgggatgaggttagtaggtagctgggggtgcggcttggggtgggaggaagggatgggtgagaggaagaaccggttagggaggcagagacaggttggactggttttgggatgcagtgggtgggggggaagagctgggctggttgtgtggtgcagtggggggaggggatgaactgggctggttgagggatgcagtgggggaaggggagattttgaaactggtgaagtccacattgataccatatggctgcagggttcccaggcggaatatgagttgctgttcctgcaaccttcgggtggcatcatggtggcagtgcaggaggcccatgatggacatgtcatcaagagaatgggagggggagtggaaatggtttgcgactgggaggtgcagttgtttgttgcgaactgagcggaggtgttctgcaaagcggtccccaagcctccgcttggtttccccaatgtagagaaagccgcaccgggtacagtggatgcagtataccacattggcagatgtgcaggtgaacctctgcttaatgtggaatgtcatcttggggcctgggatgggggtgagggaggaggtgtggggacaagtgtagcatttcctgcggttgcaggggaaggtgccgggtgtggtggggttggagggcagtgtggagcgaacaagggagtcacggagagagtggtctctccggaaagcagacagggatggggatggaaaaatgtcttgggtggtggggtcggattgtaaatggcggaagtgtcggaggataatgcgttgtgtccggaggttggtagggtggtgtgtgagaacgagggggatcctcttggggcggttgtggcgggggcggggtgtgagggatgtgtcgcgggaaatgcgggagacgcggtcaagggcgttctcaatcaccgtgggggggaagttgcggtccttaaagaacttggacatctgggatgtgcgggagtggaatgtcttatcgtgggagcagatgcggcggaggcggaggaattgggaataggggatggaatttttgcaggagggtgggtgggaggaggtgtattctaggtagctgtgggagtcggtgggcttgtaatggacatcagttacaagctgtttgcctgagatggagactgagaggtccaggaaggtgagggatgtgctggagatggcccaggtgaactgaaggttggggtggaaggtgttggtgaagtggatgaactgttcgagctcctctggggagcaagaggcggcgccgatacagtcatcaatgtaccggaggaagaggtggggtttggggcctgtgtaggtgcggaagatggactgttccacgtaacctacaaagaggcaggcatagctggggcccatgcgggtgcccatggccacccccttagtctgtaggaagtgggaggagtcaaaagagaagttgttgagtgtgaggacgagttccgctaggcggatgagagtgtcggtggagggggcctggtcgggcctgcgggacaggaagaagcggagggccttgaggccatctccatgcggaatgcaggtgtacagggactggacgtccatggtgaatatgaggtgttgggggccagggaattggaagtcctggaggaggtggagggcttgggtggtgtcacgggcataggtggggtgttcctggaccaaaggggagaaaatggagtccagataggtggagatgagttcggtggggcaggagcaggctgagacgatgggtcgaccagggcaggcaggtttgtggattttgggaaggagatagaaacgggccgtgcggggttggggaacaatgaggttggaggctgtgggtgggaggtcccctgaggtgatgaggtcatgaatggtgttggagatgatggtttggtgctcgggtgtggggtcatgatcgaggaggcggtaggaggtggtgtcggagagttggcgtctggcctcggcgatgtagaggtcagtacgccatactaccactgcggtAATGTTGCTTTCAAGTTCAATACAAATTTAACATTCAAGAATGCAATTATCAAAAATAAATTTGTTCTATATATTTATAGACTTTCCTATGCTCAGAATGTTCCAAAATCCATCATAactaattacttttgaaatgctATCATTTGTTTTGTGGGTAAACAAGACATTTTGTGCAGTGGAAGAGCTCCAAACAGCAATTAGATAAATGAGTTTCTTCTTTTCGCCCTCAAAGGATTCATATGTTGCTCATTTGTTACAGACTTTGGGAGATTTTCTTTTACATGAGAGTTATCATAAAAATTCAAGTTGTTGCTGTGAATTGTTGTTATTGTTTCCAGTGTTTCGCATTATTCCAATGTGACGATGGAAGCCCATTCTTTAGGTCCTTGCTTGAATAGTGGTTACGCGACTGCAACTTCGAGCTTTCCCTGTGATAAAGATCTTCATCCCTATTTAGGAGACTTCAAGGTCCACATGAAAATTAAAGCAAAAAACTGTGGagattggaaatctgaaataaaaacaacaaaagGTGTAAGAGCACAGCAGGTGGGGCAATTTCTGTGGAGAAGAAagaacctgaaatgtcaactttccctcTGATTTAGAGGTAATCAACCTGAAAAGTAACCCTGCTTCTCTCCTCGCCACAGTTACTGCCTGACTGGCTGAATATTCCCAGAAATTGTTTTAAGTAGGCACTCCTTTAGGAATCTTCTCTCACGTCCATTTCTAAGTGCCAAGAATTGGAGCTTTGTCACTAATCTGGTTTCTTTGTTTCCACAGCACTACAAATGATCCTTTTTTTGGATATAGTTTTGCAATATTGCAAGTTATTATTATTTTTGAATGGGAAATATCAGTAAAAGCAACACCATGTGCATTTCTTTCATTGCTGTCTCATTTTTCAGACCCAGTTCAATCCTTGCTGGTCGTCTGCGGTGTCTCCATCAAACCACAGTGACAGAAAAGGCAGAAAGGTAAACTCAATGTTGTTCTGAAGACTTTTATCAAGTGCGTTATGAAGACTCTGTCAGAATGATTAAATTTTAGTGGAAATAGTATTAAACTGTGTAGGAATAATGTAAGAGAGTGTGCATTCAGTAAAGTAGTTTCTCGCTACACTTATGTTTAATATCAAACAAACCTGGATTATAGCTATCCCCTCACATAAGAGAGAATTATAAAGGCATTGGTTTATAATATGTTAAAATCACCAGCTATTATGTGCAATTAAGTCAATTCAAAACCTTTTTAAGGCTGGCTTAGGAATTAGCCAAAATGTTGCCTTGAAGCAGTTTCAATTAGCTGTTCACACCTCATCACTGTCCGATGGTAACAAATAAAATGCCTGCACTAATATCAGCCAAAGTCAGATCTTCAAAGCATTTCAGTTTGCTGTTTGTCTGATAAAGCGGGTATGCCTCGGTGAGATTCTGGATGTGTATCTTACAATGCGCCTTCTGCAGAGTGCAAGGGCGACTAATTGACACAATTGATAATAAACAAGGTAATAATGAGacgaaaatattttaaaaagttgataGAGGAGGAGATGGGAAGCCTAAAAATGTAGCAAAGAGAAgatagttttgatttttttttaatgtggcaaCAGTAAGGCAAATAAATTTCAGGAATGCAAATCATCCCATCAAACTTATTTACCAAGAGAGGAATGCACCCCACATTGCAACCCACCCCAAAAATCAGCACACAGCATCCTTACTTATGATACAACTATCCACCATTACCAACGTCCAAGTGAAATGTCAGTAGATTGCAGTTGAAATTTAATTAATGTTTTATTTGTTCTattaaaaatgttcatttaaCAAAGCTGTATCTTGTCAACATTTTTGCATATGTAATTAAAGCAGGgatgaaaatactggaaatgtaCAACACCTAGTTGCATAActggaaaaagaaaacaattcctttaagtttcataGGTAGGTCTCACTTGAACCATGAGCAGCATCTGCCCTAAGGATTTAGACTGAACCTGTCTTGAAAGGGAAAGACCAATCAGTTCATCAAGCCCATGACTACCTCTATAAACCGTTCTTTCCCTTCCTTTCTAAGAATTAAACAGATCAACTGATTCTGCCCAATTGCCAACAATATCTCCGACTTCAAAGTAAATTTGACATTTATCTATCTTTTTTGGTGGTTTCATTGAAAATCTAAATGGGGACTGGAATTGTTTGCTTTGCAGCtcaacacaagccaaacagacaagCACTGAAGTAGCTGCCAAGAAATTTTCACTTCCCAGCAATAAAGGAGAGTATGTCATCACAAAGCTAGATGAGCTGATAAATTGGGCCCGAAGGGTGAGTGCTGCATTTGGAAAGAGGCTGCATTGGCTTGAATATGTGATTATGCAAGTAATTGAACAGAAATATTAAATGTTTCACTAATTGAGTTTGGGGATGTCCCTTCAACTTACAGCTGCATCTGGCTATTATCTACTAGAATGCATTTTGGGACCAATAATATGTTTTAATATATTGCTTTGCAGCTTTATTTAATGTGGCGCAGTTGTAATTACTTCCTTTTAACCATATTTTGTTTGTCGTATGTGGTATAAAGGCATTTTGAAAATGATTGATTAGAAGTGAGAAACATTTGTGTTTGAAAGGATTTTTCGTTAATGCTTTCAGAGTTCTTTGTGGCCCATGACCTTTGGGCTTGCCTGCTGTGCTGTCGAAATGATGCACATGGCAGCGCCCAGATATGACATGGACAGGTTCGGCATCGTCTTCCGTGCTAGCCCTCGGCAGTCAGACGTCATGATCGTGGCTGGTACTCTCACAAACAAAATGGCTCCAGCTCTTCGAAAGGTGACCCAGTGGTTTTGAGGCTGTGCTTTCTGCAGGTTTCCTCCTTTCTAATGCACAATATTAAAATGCTCTAAACAGGGATGGATAGCACTGTGAAGCTAAAACAGAGAACAGCAGGTTCCCCACTGTGGTGAGAATAGTTGGTGTTACTGATCAGTCTCCTCTTTTAGAACTGTTCTTCTGTTGTGTGTAACCCATTAAAGATTTCACTGCTTGGCTGATTGACCTGCTGTGTGCATAAGCCTTTTCTCTTTCAGTCGTCTTGAGAGGACGAAGGCAGTGGCGTAATGTAAAGTCAATGTATAAGAAATCCAGCCCTTCCACTAATGTTCTGTGGGCATGGTGGATGGTGAAATTATATAcaaaaatctaaatttaaaatattccaaggacatggatttgaatctcaCTACAGCAGCTGGCAAAATTTTGATTCAAATAAATTTGAAAcgaaaagctagcctaatggcagCCATGTGAAAACACTGTTGTTAATAGCTCGCCAgtgcccattagggaaggaaatctttatTGGCCTGGTCTCCATGGGACTCCAGGCCACAGGAATACAATTGACTCTTGGCTctcctcagggcaattagggatggacaataaaagctggctCAGTCAGCAACATCCATTTTCCATGAAAGTATTAAGAAGAATTGTTCTCCTGAAATTGTTTATATTGTAAATCAATAATGTTTTGTGTTTGACAAGCACAGGATGCCAATGCTGTTTTCAGACAATCTTAACTAGCAATTTTcaaaatttagttttaaaaaaattaaatgcccatagtgttctaT from the Stegostoma tigrinum isolate sSteTig4 chromosome 30, sSteTig4.hap1, whole genome shotgun sequence genome contains:
- the ndufs7 gene encoding NADH dehydrogenase [ubiquinone] iron-sulfur protein 7, mitochondrial gives rise to the protein MATLGVLRLGGFVSVVSRPSSILAGRLRCLHQTTVTEKAESSTQAKQTSTEVAAKKFSLPSNKGEYVITKLDELINWARRSSLWPMTFGLACCAVEMMHMAAPRYDMDRFGIVFRASPRQSDVMIVAGTLTNKMAPALRKVYDQMPEPRYVVSMGSCANGGGYYHYSYAVVRGCDRIVPVDIYVPGCPPTAEALLYGILQLQKKIKRERRLSIWYRK